In Opitutus sp. ER46, one DNA window encodes the following:
- the lipB gene encoding lipoyl(octanoyl) transferase LipB: MRDAQEAARVAAAMLTTIDWGRTRYADALARQEALVAQRIADEIGDTLVFTEHEPVFTIGMRGGADAHLVWSAEQLSREGVEVSKTNRGGDITYHGPGQIVGYPIISLATHRDLHAYLRLLEQVMINALGNLGLAASRREGKTGIWLGKRKIAAIGVAVRRWVTYHGFALNVNANLAHFGGIVPCGITAAEGTVTSMQVELGHPVSEAEVKAVLDTEFRALLPRFLAENPAPVPAV; this comes from the coding sequence TTGCGCGACGCGCAAGAAGCGGCGAGGGTTGCGGCCGCCATGCTTACCACGATCGACTGGGGTCGCACCCGTTACGCCGACGCCCTCGCGCGCCAGGAGGCGCTCGTCGCGCAGCGGATCGCCGACGAGATCGGCGACACGCTCGTCTTCACCGAGCACGAGCCGGTCTTCACCATCGGCATGCGCGGGGGAGCCGACGCCCACCTTGTCTGGTCCGCCGAGCAGCTCAGCCGCGAGGGCGTCGAGGTCAGCAAGACCAACCGCGGCGGCGACATCACCTACCACGGCCCGGGGCAGATCGTCGGCTACCCAATCATCTCGCTCGCCACGCACCGCGACCTCCACGCCTACCTGCGGTTGCTCGAACAGGTCATGATCAACGCGCTCGGCAACCTTGGGCTCGCCGCCTCGCGCCGCGAGGGCAAGACCGGCATCTGGCTCGGCAAGCGCAAGATCGCCGCGATCGGCGTGGCCGTCCGCCGCTGGGTCACCTACCATGGGTTCGCGCTCAACGTGAACGCCAACCTCGCCCACTTCGGCGGCATTGTCCCCTGCGGCATCACCGCCGCCGAGGGCACGGTCACGTCCATGCAGGTCGAACTCGGCCACCCGGTCTCCGAAGCCGAGGTCAAAGCCGTGCTCGACACGGAGTTCCGCGCGCTGCTGCCGCGTTTTCTCGCCGAAAACCCGGCGCCGGTGCCGGCCGTCTGA
- the lipA gene encoding lipoyl synthase → MSPAETSRKPSWLRAKLPSGPGYAATRHLVDNNHLHTVCQSAQCPNLGECWSRGTATVMILGNICTRSCNFCAIATGRPTELDLGEPARVAEAVAKMNLRHCVVTSVARDELADGGASVWAATIRAIRYRNPHTAIEVLTPDFKGNTAHVDVVLDAKPDIFNHNLETVERLQKPVRVQARYDRSRSVLRHAKSRGFVTKTGIMLGLGEEQAEVEQTLRDIAADQTNIVTIGQYLQPTRQHLPVARWATPEEFQHWKEFGLSLGIGVIESGALVRSSYHADEQSQKYTGPQHLNTANALADERA, encoded by the coding sequence ATGTCTCCGGCAGAAACTTCGCGCAAACCTTCCTGGTTGCGGGCCAAGTTGCCCAGCGGTCCGGGCTACGCGGCGACGCGCCACCTGGTCGACAACAACCACCTGCACACGGTCTGCCAAAGCGCCCAGTGCCCCAACCTCGGCGAGTGCTGGTCCCGCGGCACCGCGACGGTGATGATCCTGGGCAACATCTGCACGCGCTCCTGCAACTTCTGCGCGATCGCCACCGGCCGCCCGACCGAGCTCGACCTCGGCGAACCCGCCCGCGTCGCCGAGGCCGTCGCCAAGATGAACCTCCGGCACTGCGTGGTCACCAGCGTCGCCCGCGACGAACTTGCCGACGGGGGCGCCAGCGTCTGGGCCGCCACCATCCGCGCCATCCGCTACCGCAACCCGCACACCGCGATCGAGGTCCTCACCCCCGACTTCAAGGGCAACACCGCCCACGTCGACGTGGTGCTCGATGCGAAGCCCGACATCTTCAACCACAACCTCGAGACGGTGGAGCGGCTGCAGAAGCCCGTCCGCGTCCAGGCCCGTTACGACCGTTCGCGCTCGGTCCTGCGTCACGCCAAGAGCCGCGGGTTCGTCACCAAGACCGGCATCATGCTCGGCCTCGGCGAGGAGCAGGCCGAGGTGGAGCAGACGCTCCGGGACATCGCGGCCGACCAGACCAACATCGTGACGATCGGCCAGTACCTGCAGCCCACGCGTCAGCACCTGCCGGTCGCCCGTTGGGCCACGCCGGAGGAGTTCCAGCACTGGAAGGAATTTGGCCTGAGCCTTGGCATCGGCGTGATCGAGAGCGGCGCGCTCGTGCGGTCCAGTTACCACGCCGACGAGCAGTCGCAGAAGTACACCGGCCCGCAGCACCTCAACACCGCCAACGCCCTCGCCGACGAGCGGGCCTAG
- a CDS encoding YndJ family transporter produces the protein MKTGAKTVIGVVACGVFLAVARATPGSLAWSHGMLLAIVLVVIPLVLDLLVERRDSAKVARSLNWARQAQLPAGLCLLLACWFNPGWLGFLCAIPWAGVTAMLAGVGLARMLRDRFARPLDRLTGDVGLMYLALGALWVMAERAGLRPAGFEPAAVALAAINFHLIGFLVPFFGGMVAREMPDSLFAARGLVGVVLGVPTLAAGMTINAFGWTPVVEAAGGCGLALGGMTLGVLHVRYALDAVSVSGVARALIGIAGTALFFAMVVLAAYAARSYVVVFPWFEPPQMRAVQATLLALGYGLPSVAAWSVFQRTKPRK, from the coding sequence ATGAAGACTGGGGCCAAGACTGTCATTGGGGTGGTGGCGTGCGGGGTGTTCCTGGCGGTGGCGCGGGCCACGCCGGGCTCTCTCGCGTGGTCGCATGGGATGCTGCTGGCGATCGTCCTGGTCGTCATCCCGCTCGTGCTCGACCTCCTGGTCGAGCGGCGCGACTCCGCCAAGGTCGCCCGCTCCCTCAACTGGGCGCGCCAGGCCCAGCTGCCGGCCGGGCTCTGCCTCCTGCTCGCCTGCTGGTTCAACCCAGGCTGGCTCGGGTTCCTCTGCGCCATCCCGTGGGCCGGCGTCACGGCGATGCTCGCGGGCGTCGGACTCGCCCGCATGCTGCGCGACCGGTTCGCGCGTCCACTCGACCGGCTCACCGGCGACGTCGGCCTGATGTACCTCGCGCTCGGCGCGCTGTGGGTCATGGCGGAACGCGCCGGACTCCGGCCCGCCGGCTTCGAACCGGCGGCGGTCGCGCTCGCCGCGATCAACTTCCACCTGATCGGCTTCCTCGTGCCGTTCTTCGGCGGGATGGTCGCCCGCGAAATGCCTGACTCGCTCTTCGCCGCCCGTGGACTCGTCGGCGTCGTGCTCGGCGTGCCGACCCTCGCCGCCGGCATGACCATCAATGCCTTTGGCTGGACTCCCGTCGTCGAAGCCGCCGGCGGGTGCGGCCTCGCGCTCGGCGGCATGACCCTCGGTGTGCTCCACGTACGCTATGCGCTGGATGCGGTGAGCGTGTCCGGTGTCGCCCGCGCGCTCATCGGCATCGCCGGCACCGCGCTGTTCTTTGCGATGGTGGTCCTGGCGGCCTACGCCGCGCGGTCCTACGTCGTGGTCTTCCCCTGGTTCGAGCCGCCGCAAATGCGGGCCGTGCAAGCCACGCTCCTGGCGCTGGGCTACGGCCTGCCCAGCGTCGCCGCGTGGTCCGTCTTCCAGCGCACCAAGCCGAGAAAGTAG
- a CDS encoding transposase, protein MRRARIKVNSEREPGVYHVISRTVNGEWMFGTTAKEILRRQLWQVADFAGVEILTYAIMSNHFHLLVRVPQRPELSDAELLRRYAVLYPKPTKHQVARLEVIRAGLAANTPAAQAWRERQRALMYDVSQYMKLLKERFSIWYNARHRRFGPVWADRFKSQLLEGKERVVQTVAAYIDLNCVRAGISRDPKDYRFCGYAEAVSGQARARQGMQLVVGGDWEQAQCSYRLLLFTSGGAAREGKASLPVEQVRAAIEAGGKLSLPDVLRCRIRYFSEGVVLGGREFVDEHVATYRTKHSLTHRVKRHDLPDPGWGEIAGLRRLRGALLS, encoded by the coding sequence ATGCGGCGCGCGCGGATCAAAGTGAACTCGGAGCGGGAGCCGGGCGTGTACCACGTGATCAGCCGGACGGTGAACGGGGAGTGGATGTTCGGCACGACCGCCAAGGAGATCCTGCGGCGGCAGCTGTGGCAGGTGGCAGACTTCGCCGGGGTTGAGATCCTCACCTACGCCATCATGTCGAATCATTTTCATCTGCTGGTGCGGGTGCCGCAGCGACCGGAGCTCTCGGACGCGGAACTGCTCCGGCGCTACGCGGTGCTTTATCCGAAACCGACCAAGCACCAAGTTGCGCGGCTGGAGGTGATCCGGGCCGGGCTGGCGGCGAACACCCCCGCCGCGCAGGCGTGGCGCGAGCGGCAGCGGGCGTTGATGTACGACGTATCTCAGTACATGAAGCTACTGAAGGAGCGTTTCTCGATCTGGTACAACGCCCGACATCGGCGGTTTGGACCCGTGTGGGCGGATCGGTTCAAGAGCCAGTTGCTCGAGGGCAAGGAGCGGGTCGTCCAGACGGTGGCGGCGTATATCGATCTCAACTGCGTCCGCGCCGGAATCTCGCGGGATCCGAAGGACTACCGGTTCTGCGGGTACGCCGAGGCGGTGAGCGGTCAGGCCCGTGCGCGCCAGGGCATGCAGTTGGTGGTGGGTGGAGACTGGGAGCAGGCGCAGTGCAGCTATCGGCTGCTACTGTTCACGAGTGGGGGCGCGGCGCGCGAGGGCAAGGCATCGCTCCCCGTCGAGCAGGTGCGGGCCGCGATCGAGGCCGGCGGGAAACTGAGCCTGCCCGATGTGCTCCGCTGCCGGATCCGGTATTTCAGCGAGGGGGTGGTCCTGGGTGGGCGGGAGTTCGTCGACGAGCATGTCGCCACGTACCGGACGAAACACAGCCTGACCCACCGCGTGAAGCGTCACGACCTGCCGGACCCCGGCTGGGGTGAAATCGCCGGCCTGCGACGGCTTCGCGGAGCTTTGCTGAGCTGA
- a CDS encoding transposase — translation MRRARIKVNSEREPGVYHLISRTVNGEWMFGTTAKEILRRQMWQVADFAGVEILTYAIMSNHFHLLVRVPQRPELSDAELLRRYAVLYPKPTKYQVARLEVIRAGLAANTSAAEAWRERQRALMYDVSQYMKLLKERFSIWYNARHRRFGPVWADRFKSQLLEGKERVVQTVAAYIDLNCVRAGISRDPKDYRFCGYAEAVSGQARARQGLQLVVGGDWEQAQCSYRLLLFTSGGAAREGKASLPVEQVRAAVEAGGKLSLPDVLRCRIRYFSEGVVLGGREFVDEHVAAYRTKHSMTHRVKRHDLPDPGWGEIAGLRPLRGALLS, via the coding sequence ATGCGGCGCGCGCGGATCAAAGTGAACTCGGAGCGGGAGCCGGGCGTGTACCACTTGATCAGCCGGACGGTGAACGGGGAGTGGATGTTTGGCACGACGGCCAAGGAGATCCTGCGGCGGCAGATGTGGCAGGTGGCAGACTTCGCCGGGGTTGAGATCCTCACCTACGCCATCATGTCGAATCATTTTCATCTGCTGGTGCGGGTGCCGCAGCGACCGGAGCTCTCGGACGCGGAACTGCTCCGGCGCTACGCGGTGCTTTATCCGAAACCGACCAAGTACCAAGTTGCGCGGCTGGAGGTGATCCGGGCCGGGCTGGCGGCGAACACCTCCGCCGCGGAGGCGTGGCGCGAGCGGCAGCGGGCGTTGATGTACGACGTATCTCAGTATATGAAGCTGCTGAAGGAGCGTTTCTCGATCTGGTACAACGCCCGACATCGGCGGTTTGGACCCGTGTGGGCGGATCGGTTCAAGAGCCAGTTGCTCGAGGGTAAGGAGCGGGTCGTCCAGACGGTGGCGGCGTACATCGATCTCAACTGCGTCCGGGCCGGAATCTCGCGGGATCCGAAGGACTACCGGTTCTGCGGGTACGCCGAGGCGGTGAGCGGTCAGGCCCGTGCGCGCCAGGGCTTGCAGTTGGTGGTGGGGGGAGACTGGGAGCAGGCGCAGTGCAGCTATCGGCTGCTGCTGTTCACGAGTGGGGGCGCGGCGCGCGAGGGCAAGGCATCGCTCCCCGTCGAGCAGGTGCGGGCCGCGGTTGAGGCCGGCGGGAAACTGAGCCTGCCCGACGTGCTCCGCTGCCGGATCCGGTATTTCAGCGAGGGAGTTGTCCTGGGTGGGCGGGAGTTCGTCGACGAGCACGTCGCCGCGTACCGGACGAAGCACAGCATGACCCATCGAGTGAAGCGTCACGACCTGCCGGACCCCGGCTGGGGTGAAATCGCCGGCCTGCGACCGCTTCGCGGAGCCTTGCTGAGCTGA
- a CDS encoding transposase: MRRARIKVNSEREPGVYHLISRTVNGEWMFGTTAKEILRRQLWQVADFAGVEILTYAIMSNHFHLLERAKGDRHANGLTRR; this comes from the coding sequence ATGCGGCGCGCGCGGATCAAAGTGAACTCGGAGCGGGAACCGGGCGTGTACCACTTGATCAGCCGGACGGTGAACGGGGAGTGGATGTTCGGCACGACCGCCAAGGAGATCCTGCGGCGGCAGCTGTGGCAGGTGGCAGACTTCGCCGGGGTTGAGATCCTCACCTACGCCATCATGTCGAATCATTTTCATCTGCTGGAGAGAGCCAAGGGGGACAGACACGCAAATGGATTGACTAGAAGGTAA
- a CDS encoding AMP nucleosidase gives MKTRREIVENWLPRYTGVPLAKFGDYILLTNFDNYVEMFARWHKVPVHGREKPMSSATADDITIINFGMGSATAATVMDLLSAIKPKAVLFLGKCGGLKHRASVGDLILPIAGIRGEGTSNDYFPPEVPALPSFALQKAISTTIRDHARDYWTGTVYTTNRRVWEHDDEFKQYLQKIRALCIDMETATIFMTGFYNEIPTGALLLVSDQPMTPEGVKTAESDRQVNEKYVRDHLRIGINSLKQLINKGLTVKHLQF, from the coding sequence ATGAAGACTCGTCGCGAGATCGTCGAAAACTGGCTGCCCCGGTACACCGGCGTGCCCCTGGCCAAGTTCGGCGACTACATCCTCCTCACGAATTTCGACAACTACGTCGAAATGTTCGCCCGCTGGCACAAGGTGCCGGTCCACGGCCGCGAGAAGCCGATGTCCAGCGCCACCGCCGACGACATCACCATCATCAATTTCGGCATGGGCAGCGCCACCGCCGCCACGGTCATGGACCTCCTCAGCGCCATCAAACCCAAGGCCGTCCTCTTCCTCGGCAAGTGCGGCGGACTCAAGCACCGCGCCTCCGTCGGCGACCTGATTCTCCCCATCGCCGGCATCCGCGGCGAGGGTACCAGCAACGACTACTTTCCGCCCGAGGTCCCCGCCCTGCCCTCCTTCGCCCTCCAGAAGGCCATCTCGACCACCATCCGCGATCACGCGCGCGACTACTGGACCGGCACCGTTTACACCACCAACCGCCGCGTCTGGGAGCACGACGACGAGTTCAAGCAGTACCTCCAGAAGATCCGCGCCCTGTGCATCGACATGGAAACCGCGACCATCTTCATGACCGGTTTCTACAACGAGATTCCGACGGGAGCACTGCTCCTCGTCTCCGACCAGCCCATGACGCCCGAGGGCGTGAAGACCGCCGAGAGCGATCGCCAGGTGAATGAAAAATACGTCCGCGACCACCTGCGCATCGGCATCAATTCGTTGAAGCAGCTCATAAACAAGGGCCTCACGGTGAAGCACCTTCAGTTCTAA
- a CDS encoding SCO family protein, with translation MRTYVGLVLTVFALMTAACSRSASADQPAASGKTASAEKRYPLTGEVLRVTPEAHSLRVRHDPIKGLMPAMTMDFAVSEADLKLVKVGDRIRGDLVPVPDGDFRLERIFIADKVADDTVADAARRLREDTQERGRKVYREVGEKAPAFALYDQNGRVVQFERYRGKQIMLNFIYTRCPVATMCPAATEKMRATQRLAREAQVKNLELISITLDPAYDTPGILKQYAEGRNIDTSNFTFLTGPEPTIKDLLAQFGVIAEFQGDLINHTLTTLLINEDGKIAHRADGSQWEPKEFVARMHKS, from the coding sequence ATGAGAACTTATGTCGGCCTCGTCCTGACGGTGTTCGCGCTGATGACCGCGGCGTGCAGCCGCTCCGCCTCCGCGGACCAGCCGGCCGCGTCCGGCAAGACCGCGAGTGCCGAGAAGCGCTACCCGCTCACCGGCGAGGTGCTGCGCGTGACGCCCGAGGCGCATTCGCTGCGCGTGCGGCACGACCCGATCAAGGGGCTCATGCCGGCCATGACGATGGACTTCGCGGTGTCGGAGGCCGACCTGAAGCTGGTGAAGGTGGGCGACCGGATTCGCGGCGATCTCGTGCCAGTGCCGGACGGCGACTTCCGGCTCGAGCGGATATTCATCGCCGACAAAGTGGCCGACGACACCGTGGCCGACGCGGCGCGCCGGTTGCGGGAGGACACGCAGGAGCGCGGCCGCAAGGTTTACCGCGAGGTGGGGGAGAAGGCGCCGGCGTTTGCGCTCTACGACCAGAACGGCCGGGTGGTGCAGTTCGAGCGCTACCGTGGGAAGCAAATCATGCTGAACTTCATCTATACCCGGTGTCCGGTGGCGACGATGTGCCCGGCGGCGACCGAGAAGATGCGCGCGACGCAGCGGCTCGCGCGCGAGGCGCAGGTGAAGAACCTCGAGTTGATCTCGATCACGCTCGATCCCGCGTACGACACGCCGGGCATCCTCAAGCAGTACGCCGAGGGGCGAAACATCGACACGAGCAACTTCACGTTCCTGACGGGGCCGGAGCCGACGATCAAGGACCTGCTCGCGCAGTTCGGCGTGATCGCGGAGTTCCAGGGCGACCTGATCAACCACACGTTGACGACCCTGCTGATCAACGAGGACGGCAAGATCGCGCACCGCGCGGACGGCAGCCAGTGGGAGCCGAAGGAGTTCGTGGCGAGGATGCACAAATCATGA
- a CDS encoding COX15/CtaA family protein encodes MDLPPTSHRSPNHRTGLAFFAALGSAWVFVLVTLGAFTTSIGAGMVFPDWPLSNGSLNPHGWLENIAMFAEHSHRLSAGLMSLITIGLALWIWRTDERPWLRRLAWFAVALVLAQALVGGLRVLLDRFHLEAIETSVGRLFAMLHAVLAQLFVCNLIAIAVACTRTWRERAVPMTWRVRRLGLLCCVLLFVQLAIAAVMRHSGAGLAIETFPYSTADGHWLPAAWDFRVGIHFAHRAMAVPLAIALPLFAFAVRGAAGATAAMRAAASALVAFVVLQILLGMQIIYTQRQAEMTTGHVLVGALTLATTFWLTWFAHRDRIEVRHD; translated from the coding sequence ATGGATCTCCCGCCCACATCCCACCGGAGTCCGAATCACCGCACCGGCCTCGCGTTCTTCGCGGCGCTCGGGAGCGCGTGGGTTTTCGTGCTCGTCACCCTAGGCGCCTTCACCACGAGCATCGGTGCGGGCATGGTCTTCCCCGACTGGCCGTTGTCCAACGGCTCGCTCAACCCGCATGGCTGGCTCGAGAACATCGCGATGTTCGCCGAGCACTCGCACCGGCTGAGCGCCGGACTGATGAGCCTGATCACCATCGGGCTCGCGCTCTGGATCTGGCGCACCGACGAGCGTCCCTGGTTGCGGCGGCTGGCGTGGTTTGCCGTGGCGCTGGTGCTGGCGCAGGCGCTGGTGGGCGGTCTGCGCGTGCTGCTCGACCGGTTTCACCTCGAGGCGATCGAGACCAGCGTGGGGCGGCTGTTCGCCATGCTGCACGCGGTGCTGGCGCAATTGTTCGTATGCAACCTGATCGCCATCGCGGTGGCGTGCACCCGCACCTGGCGCGAGCGGGCGGTCCCGATGACCTGGCGCGTGCGGCGGCTCGGACTGCTCTGCTGCGTGCTGCTGTTCGTCCAGCTCGCGATCGCGGCCGTGATGCGCCACAGCGGCGCGGGCCTCGCGATCGAGACCTTTCCGTACTCGACGGCCGACGGTCACTGGCTGCCGGCCGCGTGGGACTTCCGCGTCGGCATCCACTTTGCGCACCGCGCGATGGCGGTGCCGCTGGCGATCGCGTTGCCGCTGTTCGCCTTCGCGGTGCGCGGAGCCGCCGGCGCGACCGCGGCGATGCGCGCGGCCGCTTCGGCGCTGGTGGCGTTCGTGGTGCTCCAGATCCTGCTGGGCATGCAGATCATCTACACGCAGCGGCAGGCGGAGATGACCACCGGGCACGTGCTGGTGGGCGCGCTCACGTTGGCCACGACGTTCTGGCTCACGTGGTTCGCGCATCGCGACCGGATCGAGGTGCGCCATGACTGA
- the cyoE gene encoding heme o synthase: protein MTDVANPPAHFRDYLELTKPRLSLLSVITALVGYLAAKPEGDLLKLTFVVVGTSLAAGGVAALNQWLEHDTDAKMHRTASRPIPSGKVATGSAFVLGTLMCIAALFLLFAQVHPLAALFTLLTIVSYVGWYTPAKRWSTWSTEIGALAGAFPPLIGWAAGEGRVTALGWVLFAVLYFWQIPHFMAIAWVYRRDYSAVHFPMLPVRDEAGGKVAVWSLINTVFLLGVSLLPVAFGLATPVYGAVALLGGGLFLWRAIVFLRPVGRDRAARKLFYASIIYLPVVLAALVVDRLFLV, encoded by the coding sequence ATGACTGACGTGGCCAACCCGCCGGCGCACTTCCGCGACTATCTCGAGCTCACGAAGCCGCGGCTGAGCCTGCTGTCGGTCATCACGGCGCTCGTCGGCTACCTCGCGGCGAAGCCCGAGGGAGACCTGCTCAAGCTGACGTTCGTCGTCGTTGGGACCTCGCTGGCGGCCGGCGGCGTGGCGGCGTTGAACCAGTGGCTGGAGCACGACACGGACGCAAAGATGCACCGTACCGCCTCGCGGCCGATTCCGTCCGGCAAGGTGGCGACGGGCTCGGCGTTCGTGCTCGGCACGTTGATGTGCATCGCCGCGCTGTTCCTGCTCTTCGCGCAGGTGCACCCGCTCGCGGCGCTGTTCACGCTGCTGACGATCGTATCGTACGTCGGCTGGTACACGCCGGCGAAGCGCTGGTCGACCTGGAGCACGGAGATCGGGGCGCTGGCGGGGGCGTTTCCCCCGTTGATCGGCTGGGCCGCGGGTGAAGGCCGCGTCACCGCGCTCGGCTGGGTGCTGTTCGCGGTGCTCTATTTCTGGCAGATCCCGCACTTCATGGCCATCGCCTGGGTGTACCGGCGCGACTACTCCGCGGTGCACTTTCCGATGCTGCCGGTGCGCGACGAGGCGGGCGGCAAGGTCGCGGTCTGGTCGTTGATCAACACGGTGTTCCTGCTCGGCGTGAGCCTGCTGCCGGTGGCGTTTGGGCTGGCGACGCCCGTGTACGGGGCGGTGGCACTGCTCGGCGGCGGGTTGTTCCTCTGGCGCGCGATCGTGTTCCTGCGCCCGGTCGGCCGGGACCGGGCGGCGCGCAAGCTCTTCTACGCTTCGATCATCTATCTTCCGGTGGTGCTGGCGGCGCTTGTCGTCGACCGGCTCTTCCTGGTCTGA
- a CDS encoding DUF420 domain-containing protein yields MTVTDIPALNATFNGIATVLMTIGFVFIKRAQRTTDPARRAALILVHRRLMIGTLVASALFLVGYLTYHGMRRGVHTPFGETGALRTLYLAILWTHIPLAALIAFLVPRTLLLAIRGQYDRHRAWARWTYPIWYYVSVTGVLVYLFLYVWWPAKP; encoded by the coding sequence ATGACGGTCACCGACATTCCCGCGCTCAACGCCACGTTCAACGGCATCGCCACGGTGCTGATGACGATCGGGTTCGTGTTCATCAAACGCGCCCAGCGCACCACCGATCCCGCGCGGCGCGCCGCGCTCATCCTCGTCCACCGCCGGCTCATGATCGGTACGTTGGTGGCGTCCGCGCTCTTCCTCGTCGGCTATCTCACCTACCACGGGATGCGCCGGGGCGTGCACACGCCCTTCGGTGAGACCGGCGCACTACGGACGCTGTACCTGGCGATCCTTTGGACGCACATCCCGCTCGCCGCGCTGATCGCGTTCCTGGTGCCGCGCACGCTCCTCCTCGCGATCCGCGGCCAGTACGACCGCCACCGCGCCTGGGCCCGCTGGACGTACCCGATCTGGTACTACGTCAGCGTGACGGGCGTGCTCGTGTACCTGTTCCTGTACGTCTGGTGGCCGGCGAAGCCCTGA
- a CDS encoding lipoprotein produces the protein MKIQFILVPLALVALSGCGQKGPATSADGPGHTAAHAAGTAPTSSARTIEITANDQMKYSLTTITAAPGEELRVVLTNAGSLPKEAMGHNWVLIQAGMDPIAFGASAAGARETQYIPTNQKEKIIAHIDLLGPRQTGEVTFKAPAQPGTYPFLCTFPGHAALMRGTLTVE, from the coding sequence ATGAAGATCCAGTTCATCCTCGTTCCCCTTGCCCTCGTTGCTCTTTCCGGCTGCGGCCAGAAGGGCCCGGCCACGAGCGCCGACGGTCCGGGGCACACCGCTGCTCACGCTGCCGGGACCGCGCCGACGAGCAGCGCGCGCACGATCGAGATCACCGCCAACGACCAGATGAAGTACAGCCTGACGACGATCACGGCCGCGCCGGGCGAGGAGCTGCGCGTGGTGCTGACGAACGCCGGCTCGCTGCCGAAGGAGGCGATGGGCCACAACTGGGTGCTGATCCAGGCGGGGATGGACCCGATCGCGTTTGGCGCTTCGGCCGCCGGCGCGCGTGAGACGCAGTACATTCCCACCAACCAGAAGGAGAAGATCATCGCCCACATCGACCTCCTCGGCCCCCGCCAAACCGGCGAGGTGACCTTCAAGGCGCCCGCCCAGCCCGGCACTTATCCCTTCCTCTGCACCTTCCCCGGCCACGCCGCCCTGATGCGGGGCACGCTGACTGTGGAATAA
- the coxB gene encoding cytochrome c oxidase subunit II: MFLPRLSPSARVRLARRACLAAFVPVVLLLAGCDLSELWRMDGHQSTLHVAGPVAAAQRDVFYVTWWVTLTIFALVGSTLAYATWKFRVRNAADEHAAPPPQSHGNPLIELSLIGLSVGALVIIAVPTLKGIWYTYDVAPAERANVYEVNATGYQWWFRFDYPTEQATVQGNVKAPLVTANELVIPAGRPVRINLRTVDVIHSFWIPKLAGKVDMIPNRANFIWLKADEPGYFWGQCAEYCGDSHAVMRFRVVALEPKEFAAWLEQQTQTARDLPANVAESDRPKAQFASLRAPNDFSVNESGITDRFEVSPLDAWRAHQIPEKHENPELIAKGKTLFTAKTCIACHTVRGHGAQGVTGPDLTHFAARTTLAAGLLENNPEQVRRWLHNPGAVKPGNKMAKGFADNNVTLTAEDEEALVAYLLSLK; this comes from the coding sequence ATGTTCCTGCCACGTTTGTCCCCGTCTGCGCGGGTACGACTCGCCCGCCGGGCGTGCCTCGCCGCCTTCGTTCCCGTCGTCCTCCTGCTCGCCGGTTGCGACCTCTCCGAGCTCTGGCGCATGGACGGACACCAATCGACGCTGCACGTGGCGGGACCGGTCGCGGCGGCGCAGCGCGACGTCTTCTACGTCACCTGGTGGGTGACACTGACGATCTTCGCCCTCGTGGGCAGCACGCTGGCCTACGCCACGTGGAAGTTCCGTGTGCGCAACGCGGCCGACGAGCACGCCGCGCCGCCCCCGCAGAGCCATGGCAATCCCCTGATCGAGCTCTCCCTCATCGGCCTCTCCGTCGGCGCGCTCGTGATCATCGCCGTGCCCACGCTGAAGGGCATCTGGTACACCTACGACGTCGCTCCCGCGGAGCGCGCCAACGTGTACGAGGTGAACGCGACCGGCTACCAATGGTGGTTCCGCTTCGATTACCCGACCGAGCAGGCGACGGTGCAGGGCAACGTGAAGGCGCCGCTCGTCACCGCCAACGAGCTCGTCATCCCCGCCGGCCGCCCGGTGCGCATCAACCTGCGCACGGTCGACGTGATCCACTCGTTCTGGATTCCGAAGCTCGCCGGGAAGGTGGACATGATCCCGAACCGCGCGAACTTCATCTGGCTCAAGGCGGACGAGCCCGGCTACTTCTGGGGCCAATGCGCCGAGTACTGCGGTGATTCGCACGCCGTGATGCGCTTCCGCGTCGTGGCGCTCGAGCCCAAGGAATTCGCCGCCTGGCTGGAACAGCAGACGCAGACCGCCCGCGATCTCCCGGCCAACGTCGCCGAGTCCGACCGCCCCAAGGCCCAGTTCGCGTCGCTCCGCGCGCCGAACGATTTCTCCGTCAACGAGAGTGGCATCACCGACCGTTTTGAAGTTTCGCCGCTCGACGCCTGGCGCGCGCACCAGATACCGGAGAAGCACGAGAACCCCGAGCTCATCGCCAAGGGCAAAACGCTCTTCACCGCCAAGACCTGCATCGCCTGCCACACCGTCCGCGGCCACGGCGCCCAGGGCGTGACCGGTCCGGACCTCACTCACTTCGCCGCGCGCACCACGCTCGCCGCCGGTCTGCTGGAGAACAACCCCGAGCAGGTGCGCCGCTGGCTGCACAACCCGGGCGCGGTGAAGCCCGGCAACAAGATGGCGAAGGGTTTCGCCGACAACAACGTCACCCTCACCGCCGAGGACGAGGAGGCGCTCGTCGCCTACCTGCTCAGCCTGAAGTGA